One region of Oxalobacteraceae sp. CFBP 8761 genomic DNA includes:
- a CDS encoding AAA family ATPase, with protein MYNHYFQLTHSPFSIAPDPRYLFMSERHREALAHLLYGIGSGGGFVLLTGEIGAGKTTVCRCFIEQVPANCRLAYIFNPRLTAQELLQTVCDELHIEVAPAAAGAGVKGYVDAINRYLLASHAQGLNNVLVIDEAQNLSSDVLEQLRLLTNLETSERKLLQIILIGQPELRTMLARPELEQLAQRVIARYHLGPLGEAETGAYIAHRLAVAGAVGVPFPPALTPLVHRLAHGVPRRINLLCDRALLGAYVENSPQVTRAILRRAAAEVFADDPAARRAPRRWPLLAGGALACVALGAAAWQMLPQHATRPAAASVAAVKPAPVVASAPSTPEPVAIPAAAPGAPLPTLENETAALGALAALWGPSFANLAGADPKAICEAALRANLRCHAGRGGVYELRLLDRPAVVTLHDGSRTGHAVLVGMDERSVTLAQGDRRERVDIAAFVARFGGEFTTFWRMPAAFRNVVAQGDRGPDVDWIAQRLAGLHSATAPALDAPLDARTKEWLRAFQAAQDLQADGVVGPRTYMRLNQLSNVAEPRLLAAGGTGS; from the coding sequence ATGTACAACCACTATTTCCAGCTCACGCACTCGCCATTTTCGATCGCCCCCGATCCGCGCTACCTGTTCATGAGCGAGCGGCACCGCGAAGCGCTGGCGCACCTGTTGTACGGGATCGGCAGCGGCGGCGGCTTCGTGCTGCTCACCGGCGAGATCGGCGCCGGCAAGACCACCGTCTGCCGCTGCTTCATCGAACAGGTGCCGGCGAACTGCCGCCTGGCGTACATCTTCAATCCGCGCCTGACGGCGCAGGAGTTGCTGCAGACCGTGTGCGACGAGCTGCATATCGAGGTGGCGCCGGCGGCCGCTGGCGCGGGCGTGAAAGGGTATGTGGATGCGATCAATCGCTACCTGCTGGCCTCGCACGCGCAGGGCCTGAACAACGTGCTGGTGATCGACGAGGCGCAGAACCTGTCGAGCGACGTCCTCGAGCAACTGCGCCTGCTGACCAATCTCGAGACCAGCGAGCGCAAGCTGCTGCAGATCATCCTGATCGGCCAGCCCGAACTGCGCACGATGCTCGCGCGTCCCGAACTCGAACAACTGGCCCAGCGCGTCATCGCGCGCTACCACCTGGGGCCACTGGGCGAAGCCGAGACGGGCGCGTATATCGCGCACCGGCTGGCCGTGGCCGGCGCGGTCGGCGTGCCATTCCCGCCCGCCCTGACGCCGCTGGTGCACCGCCTGGCGCATGGCGTGCCGCGCCGGATCAACCTGCTGTGCGACCGCGCGCTGCTGGGCGCTTACGTGGAAAACAGTCCGCAGGTCACGCGCGCCATCCTGCGCCGGGCGGCCGCCGAAGTCTTTGCCGACGATCCGGCCGCGCGCCGTGCGCCGCGGCGCTGGCCGCTGCTGGCCGGCGGCGCGCTGGCCTGCGTGGCGCTGGGCGCGGCGGCGTGGCAGATGCTGCCGCAGCATGCGACGCGGCCGGCAGCGGCCAGCGTTGCGGCGGTCAAGCCGGCGCCGGTCGTGGCGAGTGCACCGAGTACGCCCGAACCTGTCGCCATACCGGCCGCTGCACCCGGTGCGCCGTTGCCGACGCTCGAGAACGAAACCGCGGCGCTGGGGGCCCTGGCGGCGCTGTGGGGACCGTCATTTGCCAACCTGGCCGGCGCCGATCCAAAGGCGATTTGCGAGGCCGCGCTGCGCGCCAATCTGCGCTGCCATGCGGGGCGGGGCGGCGTGTATGAACTGCGCCTGCTCGACCGGCCGGCCGTGGTCACGTTGCACGACGGATCACGCACCGGCCATGCGGTGCTGGTCGGGATGGACGAGCGCAGCGTCACGCTGGCGCAGGGCGACCGGCGCGAGCGCGTCGACATTGCGGCCTTTGTCGCACGCTTCGGGGGCGAATTCACCACCTTCTGGCGCATGCCGGCGGCGTTTCGCAACGTCGTCGCCCAGGGCGACCGCGGGCCGGACGTGGACTGGATCGCCCAACGACTTGCAGGCCTGCACAGCGCCACGGCGCCGGCGCTCGATGCGCCGCTCGACGCGCGTACCAAGGAATGGCTGCGCGCCTTCCAGGCCGCGCAAGACCTGCAGGCCGATGGCGTGGTCGGGCCACGTACTTATATGCGTCTGAACCAGTTGTCGAACGTGGCCGAGCCCCGTTTGCTGGCCGCTGGCGGGACGGGAAGCTGA
- a CDS encoding general secretion pathway protein GspB yields the protein MSYILEALKKAQAERQLGNAPTIHAPAPSYAAPRAGQGAQRRYLALGVGVVVVAAAVALLWPRLAGEGPVRLAAVTPPAAVAATAPAIAPVAMPAPPAVVTAAPAPVIQPAPAPAPAPVAEARPVLVKPAPAPVVSTASSSPQPPPQQREAAPVPATAAPQPVGDDQLRTLQQLPDTLQREIPKVAFGGYIYSPTPGESLLLVDKMLRREGEEVAPGLVLERLTPKAAVMNYRGTRYRAAY from the coding sequence ATGTCGTACATCCTCGAAGCACTCAAGAAGGCGCAAGCCGAACGCCAGCTGGGCAATGCCCCGACCATTCACGCACCGGCGCCGTCGTATGCCGCGCCGCGCGCAGGGCAGGGCGCGCAGCGGCGCTACCTGGCGCTTGGCGTGGGCGTCGTCGTGGTTGCCGCGGCAGTGGCGCTGCTGTGGCCGCGTCTGGCGGGCGAGGGGCCGGTGCGGCTGGCAGCCGTGACGCCGCCTGCAGCGGTGGCGGCGACTGCGCCGGCTATCGCCCCGGTAGCGATGCCTGCACCGCCCGCTGTTGTGACAGCCGCGCCCGCCCCGGTTATTCAGCCTGCACCTGCACCTGCACCCGCGCCGGTGGCCGAAGCCCGGCCGGTACTTGTGAAGCCCGCACCGGCGCCGGTCGTGTCGACCGCATCATCATCACCACAGCCGCCGCCGCAGCAGCGCGAAGCCGCACCTGTACCTGCCACCGCGGCCCCGCAACCAGTTGGCGACGACCAGCTACGCACCCTGCAGCAACTGCCGGACACCCTCCAGCGTGAAATCCCCAAGGTGGCCTTTGGCGGCTACATCTATTCGCCGACGCCCGGTGAGAGCCTGCTGCTGGTCGACAAGATGCTGCGCCGCGAAGGCGAAGAAGTCGCGCCGGGTCTCGTGCTCGAGCGGCTCACGCCGAAGGCCGCCGTGATGAATTATCGTGGGACACGCTACCGTGCCGCATACTGA
- the mobB gene encoding molybdopterin-guanine dinucleotide biosynthesis protein B, with protein sequence MLAVVGWSGSGKTTLLEHLVAGLSGAGLRVNIVKHSHHDIELEPPRKDSARLRLAGAAEVMIASPYRIAIMRELRAAPEPPLAELLARLSPADLTLVEGYKWESLPKLEVHRPVLDKPALYADDTTIVAVVSDVARPATLRAGVAWLDLNDIGAVLAWVSKWAGTNPQVLVGGVVKD encoded by the coding sequence GTGCTGGCGGTGGTCGGCTGGTCGGGCAGCGGCAAGACGACGCTGCTCGAACATCTCGTCGCCGGCCTGTCCGGCGCCGGCCTGCGCGTCAATATCGTCAAGCACAGTCACCACGATATCGAGCTCGAGCCGCCGCGCAAGGACAGTGCGCGCCTGCGTTTGGCCGGGGCGGCCGAGGTCATGATCGCCTCGCCGTACCGGATCGCCATCATGCGTGAGCTGCGCGCCGCCCCCGAGCCGCCGCTGGCCGAGCTGCTGGCGCGCCTGTCGCCCGCCGACCTGACGCTGGTGGAAGGCTACAAGTGGGAGTCGCTGCCGAAGCTGGAAGTGCATCGCCCGGTGCTGGACAAGCCGGCCTTGTACGCCGACGATACGACGATCGTGGCAGTGGTCTCGGACGTGGCCCGTCCCGCGACGCTGCGCGCCGGCGTGGCCTGGCTCGACCTGAACGACATCGGCGCGGTGCTGGCCTGGGTGAGTAAATGGGCGGGCACCAACCCTCAAGTTCTGGTTGGCGGCGTCGTTAAAGACTGA
- a CDS encoding YjfB family protein encodes MDVTNIAKLSTSMAETGIRQEVGMTMLKRAMDIEASSAAQMIASLPQPQNLPAHLGNSINTKA; translated from the coding sequence ATGGACGTCACGAATATTGCCAAGCTGTCGACCAGCATGGCAGAAACGGGTATCCGTCAAGAAGTGGGCATGACGATGCTCAAGCGCGCGATGGACATCGAAGCCTCGTCTGCAGCCCAGATGATCGCCTCGCTCCCGCAGCCGCAGAACCTGCCGGCGCACCTGGGCAATTCGATCAACACCAAGGCGTAA
- a CDS encoding RNA-binding S4 domain-containing protein: MQKIEFELTSEFVEVNQLLKLAGLVDSGGAGKNLVASGVVKVDGKQELRKTAKIRTGQVVTLGDVEITVQ, translated from the coding sequence ATGCAAAAAATCGAATTCGAGTTGACATCGGAATTTGTCGAAGTCAACCAGCTGCTCAAGCTGGCCGGCCTGGTCGACAGCGGCGGCGCCGGCAAGAACCTGGTCGCCAGCGGCGTGGTCAAGGTCGACGGCAAGCAGGAATTGCGCAAGACGGCCAAGATCCGCACCGGCCAGGTCGTCACGCTGGGCGACGTCGAAATCACCGTTCAATAA
- the fumC gene encoding class II fumarate hydratase: MENRIEKDSFGPIEVPQNNLWGAQTQRSLHHFHISTERMAPELVAALAQVKRAAAAVNRSLGKLPADKADAIIRAADEVLDGRHPGEFPLAVWQTGSGTQSNMNMNEVLANRGSELLGGERGEARLLHPNDHVNMGQSSNDIFPTAMHVAAAWALAKEVLPALAQLRGTLLRKSRDFEPIVKIGRTHLQDATPLTLGQEFSGYVAQLEFAESALKSTLSGLLQLAAGGTAVGTGLNAHPDFAPRIAAELGSRTGLSFKSAPNKFMALAGHDAMVSAHGAFKLLATALMKIANDIRWMASGPRSGLGEITIPENEPGSSIMPGKVNPTQCEALTMLCCQVFGNDVAITIGGSQGNFELNVFKPMIAHNFLQSARLLADGMRSFDTHCAQGIEPNLVRIGELMEKSLMLVTALAPHIGYDRAAQIAKTASKEGLTLRQAALQSGFVDDQQFDQWIVPIDMTRPDPVE; this comes from the coding sequence ATGGAAAACAGGATTGAGAAAGACAGCTTTGGTCCGATCGAAGTGCCACAAAACAATTTATGGGGTGCGCAAACCCAGCGCTCGCTTCACCACTTCCACATCTCGACCGAACGCATGGCCCCCGAACTGGTCGCCGCCCTCGCCCAGGTCAAGCGCGCCGCAGCTGCCGTCAACCGCTCGCTGGGCAAGCTGCCGGCGGACAAGGCAGACGCCATCATCCGCGCGGCCGACGAAGTGCTCGATGGGCGCCACCCCGGCGAATTCCCGCTGGCCGTGTGGCAGACCGGTTCTGGCACGCAAAGCAATATGAACATGAACGAGGTGCTGGCCAACCGCGGCTCCGAGCTGCTCGGCGGCGAGCGCGGCGAAGCACGCCTGCTGCACCCGAACGACCACGTCAACATGGGCCAGTCGTCCAACGACATCTTCCCCACCGCGATGCACGTGGCTGCTGCCTGGGCACTGGCCAAGGAAGTCCTGCCTGCCCTGGCGCAATTGCGCGGCACGCTGCTGCGCAAGTCGCGCGATTTCGAGCCGATCGTCAAGATCGGCCGCACCCACCTGCAGGATGCGACGCCGCTGACGCTCGGCCAGGAATTTTCCGGCTACGTGGCCCAGCTCGAATTTGCCGAAAGCGCGCTCAAGTCCACCTTGTCGGGCCTGCTGCAACTGGCGGCCGGCGGCACCGCCGTGGGCACGGGCCTCAATGCCCATCCCGATTTCGCACCGCGCATCGCAGCCGAACTCGGTTCGCGCACCGGCCTGTCGTTCAAGTCGGCGCCGAACAAGTTCATGGCGCTGGCCGGGCATGACGCGATGGTTTCGGCCCATGGCGCCTTCAAGCTGCTGGCCACGGCACTGATGAAAATCGCCAACGACATCCGCTGGATGGCGTCCGGCCCGCGCTCGGGCCTGGGTGAAATCACCATCCCCGAGAATGAACCGGGCAGCTCGATCATGCCAGGCAAGGTCAATCCGACCCAGTGCGAAGCATTGACGATGCTTTGCTGCCAGGTGTTCGGCAACGATGTCGCGATCACAATCGGCGGCTCGCAGGGCAACTTCGAGCTCAATGTGTTCAAGCCGATGATCGCGCATAACTTCCTGCAAAGTGCGCGCCTGCTGGCTGACGGCATGCGCTCGTTCGACACGCACTGCGCCCAGGGCATCGAGCCGAACCTGGTCCGGATCGGTGAGCTGATGGAAAAATCGCTGATGCTGGTGACGGCACTGGCCCCGCACATCGGGTATGATCGCGCCGCGCAGATTGCCAAGACCGCATCGAAGGAAGGCCTGACCCTGCGCCAGGCTGCCCTGCAAAGCGGTTTTGTCGACGATCAGCAGTTTGACCAGTGGATTGTGCCAATCGACATGACGCGGCCCGATCCGGTCGAATAA
- a CDS encoding flagellar protein FliT, whose protein sequence is MNADDVLAIYENLAGLTGQMTHAAKAREWQEFAQLNMEARAQAAPATAGMPALTGEKRISKVDLLKQLMANDRAIRDVTDPWDAQVDHVLHPH, encoded by the coding sequence ATGAACGCAGACGATGTCCTTGCGATTTACGAAAACCTGGCTGGCCTGACGGGCCAGATGACGCACGCCGCCAAGGCCCGCGAGTGGCAAGAGTTTGCACAATTGAATATGGAAGCCCGGGCTCAGGCAGCCCCGGCAACAGCCGGCATGCCGGCACTGACGGGCGAAAAGCGCATCAGCAAGGTCGACCTGCTGAAACAGTTGATGGCCAATGACCGCGCCATCCGTGACGTTACCGATCCATGGGATGCGCAAGTCGATCACGTCCTGCATCCACACTGA
- a CDS encoding methyltransferase domain-containing protein — MRMNHDDISRSTLQHYNEHAEDFFAGTIDHDVSQNIDALLGAITTPAPHTILDLGCGPGRDLKTFSGLGHRAIGVDGSERFVGMARQYSGCEVWHQDFLHLNLPPARFDGIFANAVLFHVPSAALPDTLDQLFGTLKPGGVLFTSNPRGENQEGWNGDRYGAYHDYDSWERFMLAAGFVALHHYYRPPGLPREQQPWLASVWRKSMC, encoded by the coding sequence ATGCGCATGAACCATGACGACATCTCCCGCAGTACTCTCCAACACTACAACGAGCATGCCGAGGATTTCTTTGCCGGTACGATTGACCATGACGTAAGTCAAAACATTGATGCCTTGCTGGGTGCGATCACAACGCCAGCGCCGCATACGATCCTCGATCTGGGCTGTGGGCCCGGACGTGACCTCAAGACCTTCAGCGGCCTCGGCCATCGCGCCATTGGCGTGGATGGCAGCGAGCGGTTTGTCGGCATGGCCCGGCAATACAGTGGTTGCGAGGTATGGCACCAAGATTTTTTACACCTAAATTTACCGCCCGCACGGTTCGATGGCATTTTTGCCAATGCGGTACTGTTCCACGTTCCCAGCGCGGCATTGCCAGACACGCTCGATCAATTGTTCGGCACGCTCAAGCCGGGCGGGGTGCTGTTCACCTCGAACCCACGCGGCGAAAATCAGGAAGGCTGGAACGGTGACCGCTACGGCGCCTATCACGACTACGACAGCTGGGAGCGCTTCATGCTCGCAGCAGGCTTCGTGGCGCTGCATCACTATTACCGGCCACCCGGTTTACCGCGCGAACAACAACCGTGGCTGGCAAGTGTCTGGCGCAAATCCATGTGTTAA
- a CDS encoding CsbD family protein has product MNKDQVKGKTKEVAGKVQEKVGEAVGSRQQQSEGMSNQAEGKAQKKVGDVKEIAKGNR; this is encoded by the coding sequence ATGAACAAGGATCAAGTCAAGGGCAAGACCAAGGAAGTCGCCGGCAAGGTGCAGGAGAAAGTCGGCGAAGCCGTCGGCAGTCGCCAGCAGCAGAGTGAAGGCATGTCAAACCAGGCTGAAGGCAAAGCACAAAAGAAAGTTGGCGACGTCAAGGAAATCGCAAAAGGCAATCGCTGA
- a CDS encoding AI-2E family transporter — MNPHTPPSSGTTTPDTPLTQRKLARRVTLVNGIGVLFILGLAAVVLAADALLLIFACILFSILLYKLSALLHQRTGIKRNIALVIVVLLLTAVFGLGGWAMAPQISEQSGQLAKEIPAAVERLQAEVAQHPLLKRLVAELPPPEDIVKQMGSLVPNAGLFFSGVIGALGNIIIIIFVGIYFAASPGVYTGGFIRLVPQQKRGRAREVLQEMGDNLSSWLLGKAVSMLIVGVTTAIGLSLLGVPLALILGVIAGLLDFIPYLGPIMAGIPAVLLALSISPDLALYALLLFAAINMLEGYVLQPMIEAKAIELPPALVIVMQLIFGTLFGFAGVALATPLAAVLSVLVKMLYIEDILGDRSRDRPAKAS; from the coding sequence ATGAATCCCCATACGCCGCCTTCCTCCGGCACCACGACACCCGACACTCCCCTCACCCAGCGCAAACTCGCGCGCCGCGTCACGCTTGTCAACGGTATCGGCGTCCTCTTCATCCTGGGCCTGGCAGCAGTCGTGCTTGCTGCCGACGCCCTGTTGCTGATCTTTGCCTGCATCCTGTTTTCGATCCTGCTCTACAAACTGAGCGCGCTGCTGCATCAACGCACCGGCATCAAGCGCAATATCGCCCTGGTCATCGTCGTGCTGCTGCTCACTGCCGTCTTCGGTCTCGGCGGGTGGGCCATGGCGCCGCAGATTTCGGAGCAGTCGGGTCAACTGGCCAAGGAAATCCCCGCAGCCGTCGAGCGCCTGCAAGCGGAAGTCGCACAACATCCTCTGCTCAAGCGCCTCGTGGCCGAGCTGCCGCCACCGGAAGACATTGTCAAGCAGATGGGTTCGCTCGTGCCGAATGCTGGCCTCTTCTTCAGTGGCGTCATCGGCGCGCTGGGCAATATTATCATCATCATTTTCGTGGGTATTTATTTTGCCGCTTCCCCCGGCGTGTATACGGGTGGCTTCATTCGCCTCGTGCCGCAACAGAAGCGGGGCCGCGCACGTGAAGTACTGCAAGAAATGGGCGACAACCTGTCGAGCTGGCTATTGGGCAAGGCGGTGTCGATGCTGATCGTCGGCGTCACCACGGCCATTGGCCTGAGCCTGCTCGGCGTGCCGCTGGCGCTGATCCTGGGCGTGATTGCGGGCCTGCTCGACTTCATCCCCTACCTGGGTCCGATCATGGCGGGCATTCCGGCCGTGTTGCTGGCGCTGTCGATCAGCCCTGACCTGGCCCTGTACGCGCTGCTGCTGTTTGCGGCGATCAATATGCTCGAAGGTTATGTGTTGCAGCCGATGATCGAGGCGAAAGCCATCGAGTTGCCGCCGGCACTCGTAATCGTGATGCAGCTGATCTTCGGCACGCTGTTCGGCTTCGCCGGTGTTGCGCTGGCTACGCCACTGGCGGCCGTGCTGTCCGTGCTGGTGAAGATGCTGTATATCGAAGACATACTGGGCGACAGATCCAGGGACAGACCCGCCAAAGCGTCCTGA
- a CDS encoding CsbD family protein gives MNKDQVEGKLKEVGGKIQEGAGKLVDSKEQQAKGLANQAEGKVQHAAGDVREAVEDAADDANRPRPRP, from the coding sequence ATGAACAAAGACCAAGTCGAAGGCAAACTGAAAGAAGTTGGCGGCAAAATCCAAGAAGGCGCCGGCAAACTGGTGGACAGCAAGGAACAGCAGGCCAAAGGTCTGGCAAACCAGGCTGAAGGCAAGGTCCAGCACGCAGCTGGTGACGTGCGCGAAGCCGTCGAAGACGCAGCTGACGACGCAAATCGTCCACGTCCACGTCCATAA
- a CDS encoding S9 family peptidase — protein MRPLLVLLAALTAVPAMAERLTLDRIYGDASLAGASVRNLRVSPDGERVTFLRPRADDQYRLDLWEYNTKSKATQRLVDSKQLVPNEALSIEEKARRERARTAGLSGILNYFWSPDGKQLLVPIGGDLYLVDAAKPENARKVASGSVTDPKISPRGRYVSFVRDQNLVVIDLKSGAERQLTTDGKGTVHNGAAEFIAQEEMSQTTGYYWAPDDSAIAYRRYDEAPVPVVRRFEIFADRTEVIDQHYPAAGDPNVLIDLMLVDPATGVQRKVDLGADKDIYLVRADFSADAKTLVYQRQTRDQKRLDLVAVDVGSLAQRPLFSENSKTWVSIHNDLRFLKNRKAFIWASERSGYNHLYLYDLDGKLLHPISRGAWGVDDVLAVDEGAGKVYVSSNRDAAIDKQTYALALDGSSADKPARITQGDGWHDAAFAGNGKLFVDTYSNPRTPPQVSIRRADGAMVEWIEKNELNANHPYTRHMADHLATEYGTMKANDGQTLHYSIIKPANFDATKRYPVFLFTYGGPHSQRVTRAWGNYFDQYMAQQGFVVFRLDNRGSGRRERAFTDVLYNNLGKHEVEDQVTGIDWLAKQSFVDPKRIGVFGWSYGGFMTLRLLSAASDKIAMGVSVAPVTDWSLYDTHYTEQFVGATPKSDPEAYKRSGVFAHLDGMKSPLLLVHGMADDNVLFSNTTLLIDELVKRNVQFDLMTYPGAKHGISGRTNQRHVYGLIESYFKRHLGETPAK, from the coding sequence ATGCGCCCTCTCCTCGTCCTTCTGGCCGCTCTCACGGCCGTTCCTGCCATGGCTGAACGTCTGACCCTCGACCGTATTTATGGCGACGCTTCGCTGGCCGGCGCCAGTGTGCGCAATCTGCGCGTGTCGCCCGACGGTGAACGCGTGACCTTCCTGCGCCCGCGCGCCGACGACCAGTACCGTCTCGACCTGTGGGAATACAACACCAAGAGCAAGGCCACGCAGCGCCTGGTGGATTCCAAGCAACTGGTGCCGAACGAGGCCCTGTCGATCGAAGAAAAAGCACGCCGCGAACGCGCCCGCACTGCCGGCCTGTCGGGCATCCTGAATTATTTCTGGTCGCCGGATGGCAAGCAATTGCTGGTGCCGATCGGTGGCGACCTGTACCTCGTCGATGCCGCCAAGCCAGAGAACGCACGCAAGGTTGCCTCGGGCAGCGTGACCGATCCGAAAATCTCGCCGCGCGGCCGCTACGTCTCATTCGTGCGCGACCAGAACCTGGTCGTGATCGACCTGAAGAGCGGCGCCGAGCGCCAGTTGACCACCGATGGCAAGGGCACCGTGCACAATGGCGCAGCCGAATTCATCGCGCAGGAAGAAATGAGCCAGACCACCGGCTATTACTGGGCGCCGGATGATTCGGCCATTGCCTACCGCCGCTACGATGAAGCGCCGGTGCCGGTCGTGCGCCGCTTCGAGATCTTCGCCGATCGCACCGAGGTGATCGACCAGCACTACCCGGCCGCGGGCGATCCGAACGTGCTGATCGACCTGATGCTGGTCGACCCCGCCACCGGCGTGCAGCGCAAGGTCGACCTGGGCGCGGACAAGGATATTTATCTGGTGCGCGCCGATTTCAGCGCCGACGCGAAGACGCTCGTGTACCAGCGCCAGACGCGCGACCAGAAGCGCCTCGACCTGGTGGCGGTCGATGTCGGCTCGCTGGCGCAGCGGCCATTGTTCTCGGAAAACTCCAAGACCTGGGTCAGCATCCACAACGACCTGCGCTTCCTGAAAAACCGCAAGGCGTTCATCTGGGCCTCGGAGCGCAGTGGCTACAACCACCTGTATCTGTACGACCTGGACGGCAAGCTGCTGCACCCGATCTCGCGCGGTGCATGGGGCGTGGACGATGTGCTGGCCGTCGATGAAGGCGCCGGCAAGGTGTACGTGTCGTCGAACCGCGACGCCGCGATCGACAAGCAGACCTATGCGCTGGCCCTGGACGGCAGCAGCGCCGACAAGCCGGCCCGCATCACGCAGGGCGACGGCTGGCACGACGCCGCGTTTGCCGGCAATGGCAAACTGTTCGTCGACACCTATTCGAATCCTCGTACCCCGCCGCAAGTGTCGATCCGCCGCGCCGATGGCGCGATGGTCGAGTGGATTGAAAAGAACGAGCTCAATGCCAACCACCCGTACACGCGTCATATGGCCGACCACCTGGCGACCGAATACGGCACGATGAAGGCCAACGATGGCCAGACGCTGCACTATTCGATCATCAAACCGGCCAATTTCGACGCGACCAAGCGGTATCCGGTGTTCCTGTTCACCTACGGCGGCCCGCATTCGCAACGCGTGACCCGCGCCTGGGGCAATTACTTTGACCAATACATGGCGCAGCAGGGTTTTGTCGTGTTCCGCCTCGATAACCGTGGCTCGGGCCGCCGCGAGCGCGCTTTCACCGACGTGCTGTACAACAATCTGGGCAAGCACGAAGTCGAAGACCAGGTGACTGGCATCGACTGGCTGGCCAAGCAGAGCTTTGTCGATCCAAAGCGCATCGGCGTGTTCGGCTGGAGCTACGGCGGCTTCATGACGCTGCGCCTGCTGTCAGCCGCATCGGACAAGATCGCGATGGGCGTGTCGGTGGCGCCAGTGACCGACTGGTCGCTGTACGACACCCACTACACCGAACAGTTCGTCGGCGCGACGCCGAAAAGCGATCCGGAAGCGTACAAGCGCAGCGGCGTGTTTGCGCACCTGGATGGCATGAAGTCGCCGCTGTTGCTGGTGCATGGCATGGCCGATGACAACGTGCTGTTCTCGAACACCACGCTCTTGATCGATGAGCTGGTCAAGCGCAACGTGCAGTTCGACCTGATGACGTATCCGGGCGCCAAGCATGGCATCTCGGGGCGCACCAACCAACGCCATGTGTATGGTTTGATCGAATCGTACTTCAAGCGCCACTTGGGCGAGACGCCGGCAAAGTAA